agcagtgtggaTGGATTAAAGGTATGAGCAGGATGCCTTGAGCTCGCCACCCTTTGCCATTTATTGGTAAACCCATAATATACTGAGAGTGACTACATGGATTAATACAACGGGAGCGGAAACATAAAACATGGGAGACCTGGAGTGTGGCTTTGAAGAAATGCAAGGGGTGAGATTGGGATACCTGCTCATCAGAGGCAAGCAAATGTTTGCTTTGTCTCAGGTCTTCACCGACCTGCTGAAGAACATCCCCCGGACCACGGTGCACAAGCGCATGGACCACCTGAACGTGAAAAAGCACCACTGCGACCTGGAGGAACTGCGGAAGCTTAAAGCAATCAACTCTATAGCTTTCCATGCCGCTAAATGCACCCTCATATCGCGGGAGGACGTGGAGGCTCTGTATTTCTCCTGCAAGACGGAGCGGGTGTTGAAGTCCCACAAAAGGAAAGCGAAAGCGGTGTGTTCCCCCGGGGATGAGGACGCGTCCCCGGGGCTCCTCCATGCGGACGCCGAACTGTGGAAGGAAAAAGTTTGGTTTAGTTTGCACGGTGTCCCGGAGACTCTCACACTTCACAACAAAACAGGCAGGAAGAGAGAGCTGACTCCTTGCCTTACCGACTCCAAACTACCTCAATTTTACCAGAAAACCAACGGACGGGAGCACCGTTCGGTGACTAAGCCCAGTCACAAACACTTTAAAAACTATGAAACAGATAAAATAGCAGGGAATCGTGTTACTTTGAGCCAAAGGCACTCGTTTTTCAGGAGCGCGGTGAGCCGGCAGCCGGTCGTGCTTCAGTCCGCCATAGCTGCTCAGTCCAGGCTCTCGCGCTCAGCCGGCGACCTACTTCACAAAAGGAAGAGGAGGCGCGAGGGGGGCGGCGGCAGGGACAGCGCGAGGCACTCGTGGAGCAGGAGCAGACACGCGCACCACCACGTACCGCCGGTGCTGCTCGTACAACCCAAATCACCCGGCAGTCACGGGACTTCTTTTGGTGCTTTCCACCTCGGTCCGGATTTCTACCTTGACCCCAGAcctcaccatcatcatcaccaccagcatcaccatcatcatcatcaccaccaccacgaGCCCAGTTTCCCGGAGAGTTACAGCAGCGACACCGAGTCCAGCACCTACTCCGACCGGGCGTACCCCGACTCGGACTTTGGGTCTGGCCTCTCCACCTCCAGCAACTCCGGGAGCTccgaggaagaagaggaaggcgAGGACGAAGATGACACGCAGTCAGATAGTTCAGAGGTCAGCTCAGACGAGGAGGAAAGCTCCTCTCAGTCCGACTCGAGCTCTGTTTCAAGCCGTGTTTCGGTCCAGAGCATCAGGTTCAGACGGGCCCGGGTCGGTTCTCTCGCCAAAACTCTCAACACTAGTAAAGCACCTTTGGTCCTGCAGCCCACGTTTCACTACAACAACCAGCATCAACACGAGAAACAGCACAGGACACTGGGCCATGCTGCCGCCTCACAGCCAGGGGACCGACAGGAGAAACGCCAGAAATGTGAATTTATATGCAGTGAAACTAGAAAGGACTTTGGACCCTTAGAACCACAAAAATGTAACTCGACTGTCACGGGGGAGAGCTTTTTCACTGAGTCCAAAAGGGGGAAAGCGTTTGAGGCTGATCCAAACAGGGTTGGTCGTGTGGTCGAGCTGGCCCCTTATTCACCGGGACCCAACCGGAATAAGGCCTTTCACCCCTCACGCAGGACACCGGGGCACCCCACCAAGTGCCCCCCGGGATTGAGCGCACAGTGTGACCAGGACAAAGAAGCCAGGCTGCCCAAATGTACCGACAAAAGAGAGGCGAAAGCCAGCAGCCTAAAACCGCCCAGtccactgaaaaaaataaagatcgAGCCAGAGGAGCTCTGTGTGACCGCAGCCCCCCACTCGGACAGCGGCAGGACAGTCAGGACGCCACCCTTCAACCTCCACAATGTGAAAGTTAAAGTGGAGGAAAGCTGTGATGAATATGAATACCAGAGCCAGGCCACTGTAGTCAAATGTAAAGAAGATAAGACAGAGAGCAGCAATGGCCAATATCCCATCAAACACGGGGATTTTTTCAACAGCGGGATTAAAGCCACGGAGAAGAGCCCTGATGTGCCCCCCAGGTCCCCGTGTGGTCCTCAGGAATACAGGAGCACCCAGGACAGCCCATGTATAGAGGAGTGGGAGCCCAGGAACAAAACCTGCAGGGTTCCGCTACTGGGGAGAAAAAAACCCCGAGTTTCCAGGacgcaaacaaaacaaaacgtgcCCAGGGTCAACAAGACtgcctcttcttcttcatcgTCGTCGtcttcttcgtcttcttcttcgtcttcttcttctcgTCCCGCGGGCTGCGAGGAGGTATCCACGGTGGATTTACCGAGCAGACGCAAACGCAGCACCGTAGCATCGCCTGCAAAAATGCCTTTCAGCCTGATGGCAAATTTCCCATCCCCGCCGTCGCTGGTTGTTGGCAGCGACGGGGATTTGTGCAATGCTTACTCCCTGAACTCGCTGAGGGGCCCCGGGCCTCCCCCTCCGTCCCACCCCGTGTGGAGGTGGCAGCCAGGCGGCCAGATTCTCCCTCCCCCACACGCTCAGAGAACTAGGAAATGCTGAGCtgttttttaagcaaaaaaaaaaaatacacacaacaaaaGCCCCCAACGTGTCAATTTCCAACCTAATTGTAGTCTTAAAGCGAGCTGGCCAAATTGCTCGCAACTTTATcggtgtttattattattttctgtgaaTGGGTTTACATTCCgctttgttttgaagtttgaTCGAAGAAACCCCATAAGATCCCCCTTTTGTAGCCTCAGAAAACGCCCACAGAACTGTAAGACACCGCTCGTGGATTTATATGCttaaaaactttgaaataagCTATCAATCCTAAGCAATAGGCCTATGTAAGGTTCTCGTTATTGTGTTTACTTGACTTTTTCTGATTATTTTGTCTTCGCTTTTCTATGCTGACCTGTTGGGTTGTATGGTGCAGGGTTTCAGTGGGCTGTGCTTTGTCTGAAAGAGGAagggggttaaaaaaaaaaacttacaggATTCCTTGAGAAGAGCCTACTCTTAATCTAGCTGGGACTGATAGCAAGTTTGACTtggtaaataaaagaaaatcagGGTTTCCCATTCTGTGCCACCTGGTATATTTTATATATCAAAGCTGTGTTCTCTTTCATTGCTGTCATGCTGACCAGTTTAGCCACAATTACATGTGTTCAACTTTAGAAAATTCTTACAAATTGGTTTATTAATGTAGCCTATACATGCTCACAGTTAAGCCTTTATTAGAATTGACAGGAATTAATTCCTGGTggttgtgggttttttttttcttctagagTGCTTGTGATACGGTTTTCagtcttgtttttatttctgcGGAGTATTTCCTGGTTAGCAAATGTGTGATTGTGCACAGACGCAGGCCCAGACACAACACAGGCCTTATGTACAGACAATCAAAAATAATAGGGCTCAGACCTTCATAGCACGTTAGGTCCCACGATAGACTCGAGTTATGTCCCTCCTGGTCCACTTGGCCACCGATTTCTCCTGCACACCATGTTTGTGCCAAGTGCAGTCTGTATTTGCGTTTAGAGCacgaaagtaaaaaaaaaaaaaaaaaaaaaaaaaaaaaagagttaaagACAGACATAATGACAATGTCCAAGATTGGCTATAGATATGAGGTTCAGGAGTCACAGTGGGGAAAACGGCACCTCAGCTACTCAGAAACAATGCGACAAAGCACAAGCGATAGGCTTAAATGCATTGCACTTTGATACTGTTGGGGGTCTTGTTTCAGCTTTAGGGGTTTAGCCTGTGAAATGATGTCTGAGAGATGctgatagaaagaaaaaaaacgacatttgGTTGTGGACACAAAGGCCAAACTGCATTCATTTGACTGCTATTTGAATATTTAGGACACCCATATGAGTTTCTAACCATTCCATGATGGTCTTCTGATTTTCTATAATTTAATAATACGCTAATTTCCGTAAAGGTACTGTTGTTCATTATCCTATTTTTAGTCATTTGTCTCGATCTGACCTGGAAATAAACGCCAATTATTTCCTATTGTTGGACAACCAAAAATCAATCAGTTTTTAAGATATTGCTTTCTTTATTTGTTAAGGAGCATACATCACCAtcccattatctttaatgtagCCTTTGAATGTGGCCGATCAGTGAATGTAGTATACCCAAGACCTGTTTCATTTAGGCCTACTCCCGAAATTCAGTAACACTACTTCAGCGTACACACCTTTAAGCAAAAGTAAATCAACCTACATGTGggtattttttatgtaaatgcGTAGATGTTTTTAATGGCAGTGCAGGACGCGCTCTACTAATTGGCAGGCTTTTCTGTCTGCGACAAAGAGAGGCCCATCTTATAGCGAGCCAGATAACAACAAACCCAAAGCCCGTGAATGATGTCAGACCCTCACAAGCACAGTAAAGGGTGCATTCATTCAGAGGATTGTAGAAACTATTTAATGGGTGATtgtaaaaagagaaagaaatgtacaaaaaaaagtgagtttCACTCTGCCTAAACTAGTGTGGATACATATGGTAGATGTTTAAAGCACCACTCTATACAGCCATGAAGCCCTAAACTCACCGTGGGCCTTATTTCTGAGGCTGGAGCGACAATTCAAACTTGAACTCATATTCTCAGCCTGTAAACTGGCTATTTTTGCAGCCGTGACACAAGCTGGTATATGAGCAGGCCAGCAGTAAAACGGAGGGGGTTGCACAGGGTTGAGAGGGGGAGTTGCTGTGTTGCAAGAGCGAAGCTTTCAACCTTTAATCCGCataggctgcacggcacaggaAGAAGAGGAATAGCTTGCGCCCAAAGCAGTGCGGGTTTGCCCCCCTGACGCACCAGCCTATTCTCACGTAGTACTCACAATGCACGGCTGAGGGACAGAGATGGTGGTAGTGGCCTGTTGGGAGGGTCTTTCCACCGTTAAGACAAATAGCTCTCTGACAGTGACGCTATCAATGTAAACAATTGCATCGTGGAGCAGCTAGAGGCTGCGTGCACTCTctccccccttcctcctcctcttcccttaCTTCCCTGCCCTcctcattcactcattcacttctctttttttaatacaatacTTGAGGTCAGGTTTTTGACATGGAATTTGAAGTCACTGGTTGTTTTGTGAAActgaatatttatttttgtgatttttttttttctttctgggGTTTCTTGTATATTGATCTTGTTGTTGTGGATATATATAGAACAACTGCACTCGAAATGGAAACTTGAACGTTGGATTTCTGAAGCactttccctttcttttttctttgtttaattatGAAGCATTCATTAAACGCGACTGAGTAATTGTCAgactctttctctttcttttgagTTGGACAATCATTTGTTgttttggagggggggggggtggttaaCAGATTTAATGATGGAGAAATTGCCCTGGGATTCGCATTAGAAGAAGGTTATGATAACAAAGAAGTAAAGTGATTTTTAAACTTTTCAATGGGGTTTtccctttttctgttttaatctTATATTTGGGGAACACAGCTGCTTTTCATCATGGATATATGTTTCACTACGTTTCCATTAAATGTCCTCAACCTTTCAATTTACTCTGTAACACGAGTAATTTCATAAATGTTTAAAGGCGTTTAGGGAAATGAGACATATATGGTCTTCAATTAAATTACAGATAGGGTTCTGTCCTGAGGCCAAAAGGTTTCAGATAAATAAGGGAATAGACCCCAAATAGATCTACACTAGTGCTGATCCACACTGTGGGCAGTTTAAACTAACAATATAACTAATGATGACTGATGGTAAATACCCCTCACACATGGCTGCATACAGTATCTTCAGTTTGGTTTAACTCTTATAGCCATGAGGGAATCCCTTCCCCGGTGGATTTCAGGGGTGTGTGGCGGAAGAAGTGGTAGGCCTGCGGAGCCTGCAATAATTACAAGAGGCAAACCGCAGACATTTACGCATGCAGCATTTCCAACCGCTGCACATAAGGTGGTGCAAGCCTACTTGCTTTAGTACATGATGAAGCAGAGAGAAACCCCAAAAGGCTGGCCTGAACAAGACTCCTGCAGGGAAACTGAACATGTGTGCAACAAACAATATTGTAGCTTGCATGCATTTGCAGGAAGCTTGTGCGCAGAGATGGCCAACTATTCCCTTCGACAAATACTTATTTAAATGTTAGTCCTGCAGCAACTACATAGCGGAAATAGCCAAATATATAGTggataaaatacaataaaatgaacTAATAATTCACAGCCATAGGTATCTGTATTGACGCACAGGAACACAGCTAAACTCGCCCAAAGGCTATTGTATGCGCAGGACCGTGCAACTTTTCTAAGAAGCTTTTGCTCTTCGATCAATCTGAGCCCCGAGGTTGTTAAGGGGAGCcggggctgctgctgctggagcctGGCGGGGCCATACTGGGAGCAGAGACGAGCCATTATACTGCTGGCGTTTCAGGGTTAAATTCCAGTGCGGATTGGGAACCAGTAGACTGTAAATTCTATAGAATACCAATAGAAATAATACgtgaaaaagaacaaaacaagcCTTAacacaatttggttttgataaaAACAAAGGTTTTCTAAAGAGCCCAGCTTATTGCACTCACAATTATATTTGTGGCTGACTGCATGTTTGGGAAAACGAAGTTATGGGTAATGCTGACAGACACATGCCGCGTTAAGGTCAGCACTTTGCATTGATCTTTGAGACACTTAAATACACGGGGACCGATAAAAGCTGTCAGGACGTTTGTATGTTTAATCTCTCAACTGTAAAGTATTTGCCTGTCGCCCCTTCACACCCAAAGTCACTCACAAGATCATAATATTATGgtgtaaaatattaataaacaaaacaagggGAGAatttgtaaagtgtgtgtgtgtgtgtgtgtgtgtgtgtgtgtgtgtattaattaAGCGTagcctttttttctctgtttgaatgcatttttgagTCTCAGGGAGCAAGAGAGCACGAAAACGGCTCTCTGCATAATAAAATAGCGTAGCACAAAATTAGCACTGAAGCCTCGCTGTGTAACGGTGAAACCTGCAGATTGCAAGCACACACTTTTTGCTTTTCTGCCATGAAGCCTGTATGGgggaaagctgctgctgctgcaggattGACCTGCTGTGGATGAAATGCCATTGGCAttgtgaatataaaaaaaaatgaacatatgGCTGAAATAAACTCTCATATTTATCTAGAATTAAGGGAAGGTCAAGCTATTTAATTAGaataaatgtaatacattattaaattatttctgCACTTTTTCCTAATGTTATTGCTGCAATGACAGTGATACGTAAGAGTTAGCCTACTTTTCAGTTCATACTGAAAAAAAATGCTTGCATAGTGCGTCCCACAGAGTCTAAACACACAACGCAAACCCCTCTTAACAGCGTCATCCACGAGATGATCCCAGTACTTTGGTTTGGGCTCCTGGTAACACTCAGACACTGCATGTGCAACAAACCAAACGGCGTGCCTGCACGTAAACACTCCGGACGTTTAGATGAGTGACATGCCAACTCTACGGAGTCTATCGGTTCAATAATTATGGCAGTCAGCCTAATCGAAGGGGGAATGGATACATTTATCGTAATTAAGTGCATCATTCCAAAACAAAAGCTGACTTCTTTTAATTAAGTGAAACACCACGCGGAGTTTAAGTGTGCGGCTGTCCCCATGTGAGTCAAACTAAATTAAGAGCAGAGCTTCTGTTTAAGGTGTAAAACAAACTTTCCCCACGAGAAGTCGGTATTATAAACGAATGGCTCCTCCATGCGCTGAACTGAGAGTGCTCCTCTGTGGCACCCATGTGCTTTTCCCTCTTTAACGTGAATTTATAGGCTACAAACTATATGAGGAAGAGGGTGGattaaaagaacaaaacacatttctctCCCCATATTTTTCTTCCTGGTTTTAATGTTTTGACCTTTTTGAGGTTTGAGCTATATAAGCACTTTCATGCTTCAACAGTTGTGACTTTAGAGTTTGAGTTACATAACGGGCCATCGGAGTGAGGCTACAGAACTATCGAGAGCTTTATTGTATCCCAagatttccatttttatttccaACCTTAATTTCATACACATTCGGTTTTAATCTGTTAGCAATTTACAGCCCCATTTACAGCCTATGGGCATGTTGCTATTACATTTTAAGTGTGTGGTGACTGGCAATCAATCGATATACCTTAAAGTCCGAGACCTCCATGAATTAAAAATAAGTAGGTCAGGGGCTCATTACAttatgatattaatataatcatGCAGCCATAACGTAAGACCGGAGTGATACAAAAGCACAAATAAGAATTAAGGGATTTTGAATCGTCTTCAACAACCTTTCCCGAAGTTTAAGTCACTGGCCACTATAATACCTGACGTTCCCACATATTCATTAACATTTCCGCTGAAGTCATGTGTATGCATTTAGCCTCCATCACCACAATCGTGGCTTAACATGAATGAGGAAACAGCGGGGGAAACAGCGCTGCCTCTGCTGGTTTTTACCCGGCATCCCCCTGCACAGACCCGGGGTGAGAGGGAGGGATGGCGGCCTGTGTAGAGAGGAGATGGGGGACAACACTGCTGCTTTAACTTtgccttaaaaaaataaataaaaaaagtaaaacccCAAAACGTCAAATAGAGtattactgtataattaatTGGTTAGTTTAGTTCGTCACTGCAAtttaaacaattaattaattgacTGTAGCCTACTTTAACTGGGCAGCCACATGCGTTTAAAAATTCGTTTGAAATGTTGCATACTATACCTCTATTTGTTTGGGCTCCTGGtaacacaacaacacagattATATTGACAAGAATGATGTATAGgctaattattttatttgtattattatttagaaTACGCTACCAAAAGCAGCATTCTGACCAAAATGTCTGATTCTCGATTTAGTGAGCATATCTCTGCTGAAGTGACTGCATTTTCCAGCCTCCATGTGCTAATTAAAATCAAATGCTCTCGAGTTAATAACTGACTCCAAAGCGCTGAAAACACGGTAAGAAAGGACACAGTCAGGGAGCCCACAGGGCCGATGTGTGGTGGGTTTCCCTGGCCAGAGGGACTGCATGGGGGAGGAAGGGGAAAAGCAGCACCAGAGGGCTTCTGCTCGGTCATGGAGCTCAACTCCATTTGTAAAGGCTTTTCTGCGGGCAGGAGAGAGCCAGATGTAGCCTAATGTTGCGTGGAGACTGGAGCAACTTTAAACATACAATTCAATCAGTTACCAACAAGCCCGCTTCTATGACGTGTGTTGGCCTCGAGTGCAGCTCTAAGCCCGGTGTTATGGCGATCAGTGGGAGCCCACTCAACACTGATCGGAATCACAGCAAGGCATTTAATACTCTTCTCATTTATGCTGTTGTGCTGCTATGTATCAACATATCATTAGTTAAGCCTATGCCATTCGCCTCTGTTTTCTGTTGGCCTATATTGTGTTTAAATAGCCTCCCATCAGAGGTTTATTTATGAATTATTCATTAGTTTGAACTGGACCATTGTTATACCTATTTTTATTAGACCATTTATAGACCTGCACAAAGCCGCTTTACACGTTTCCTATAGTCAAAAGTGTTTAAGCTCCAACACTGGTGGGTTTGTTGAGCTGATTTTATTAGAAATGAATacaactttttattattattattattattactggtgaaaaaaTGCACTTTAACTAAAAACTGTAGCCTATATTTCAGACCTTCCCAAAATTCATACTGTCAGTTAATTTGACACAGAAAAATGTTGTCTTCAGTTGGAAATAGGAAAGATATGCAGCCAAGCTAAAACCGTGTTAGTTCCGTGAACataaaataagacaaaatgtaaccccaaatgtatttttatgaaGTTATTTTGTAGTGACCCACATTTTAGACAAAGTTCAAGTTTGAAATTCCtgttccattttttttaattgcctaATCCCATTACATGAATTATTAAACATGTTTCAACTTCCATCcttaacttattattattattattattattattattattattattatcatcatcatcatcaattaTTATTAGAATTAGGCctaatgtaggctatattaTTAGATTttcttaaatgaaaaaataaacataaaaatcaaACTACTCCTTGGcaattaaataatatgaaattgtGAGACATTTTATAAATGCcctttttgaaagtttttgtgTTAAAAATGATTTGCCTTTAAACTGAACCcctcttccacacacacacacacacacacacacacacacacacacacacacacacacacacacacacacacacacacacacacacacacacagaactcaTAACTTTGTTGTTAGCTACTTTTTCTGTCAAGGACACATTATTTGCATTTTAAAGTACATCTTCACATTCATTTACATCTTTATATTATTTATGCAAAAACCCATCAAGCTTTCACAATGTATTTGGTCTAATTTCACTGGTTCTCCATAGCTACATTCAGAGGTTGACCTAAAACTTGCTGCAGAACTGTCCTTCAAAaggtattttgttttcattaaaaagaagaaaaaagtactGTCCTATAAATGAAACTATTTGCAATTATACAATTTAAATGCATATTTTTGCCGTCTGTTTGGATATATTTGATATAAGCAGCCATACAATGTAGTCCTATAGGGCACGAGATTAGATGGCAATTTAAAGCTCCTGTGTGTTCATCCTTTATATCAATCAGCTGATTGAAATGTTCCACAGTCTGAAAACTAATATCTGGTCTCTAGATCCCTTTATAAAATGACAGATCAGTTGAGAACATTACACACTATAGGGGGATTTGAAAACGGCCACAAGCAgcggtgacctttgacccctcatACCAGGGAGTTAGGACAAGGAGCCCAGACTGAATCGGGGATAAaagccacacacaaacagagaaccTCCTGCTCTGCTAATACAGAGACACATCAAAAAtctatataaattataaataataaaattagtTAGAAATAATCCTTGGGATATGACTATAACACTGGCAGAAGACGAGTTACTGTAGAGTGTTAGTTCTGCATTGGCCTGCATGCATTCAGGCCACAGCTTGTTGATTATTGATCACTATGTCTGTGCCATTGCCCTTTGCCTAAGTCGACAGATATTTTCACCTCAGTTGGGGCTATATGTCAAACGTCAGACAGATGAAAAACACAGCATATTGCCTTGCTGCAGGGCACGCAGGCAGGAGACATGATGTGTCAAAACCAGATTTTAGTGAATGAgcttcctttcttcttctcttcaaGTGAAGTTTCTTAAATTGGGAGGGAAATACAATAGGACACTTTTTGGAGGGTTGACT
The genomic region above belongs to Perca flavescens isolate YP-PL-M2 chromosome 22, PFLA_1.0, whole genome shotgun sequence and contains:
- the skida1 gene encoding SKI/DACH domain-containing protein 1, whose product is MGDLECGFEEMQGVRLGYLLIRGKQMFALSQVFTDLLKNIPRTTVHKRMDHLNVKKHHCDLEELRKLKAINSIAFHAAKCTLISREDVEALYFSCKTERVLKSHKRKAKAVCSPGDEDASPGLLHADAELWKEKVWFSLHGVPETLTLHNKTGRKRELTPCLTDSKLPQFYQKTNGREHRSVTKPSHKHFKNYETDKIAGNRVTLSQRHSFFRSAVSRQPVVLQSAIAAQSRLSRSAGDLLHKRKRRREGGGGRDSARHSWSRSRHAHHHVPPVLLVQPKSPGSHGTSFGAFHLGPDFYLDPRPHHHHHHQHHHHHHHHHHEPSFPESYSSDTESSTYSDRAYPDSDFGSGLSTSSNSGSSEEEEEGEDEDDTQSDSSEVSSDEEESSSQSDSSSVSSRVSVQSIRFRRARVGSLAKTLNTSKAPLVLQPTFHYNNQHQHEKQHRTLGHAAASQPGDRQEKRQKCEFICSETRKDFGPLEPQKCNSTVTGESFFTESKRGKAFEADPNRVGRVVELAPYSPGPNRNKAFHPSRRTPGHPTKCPPGLSAQCDQDKEARLPKCTDKREAKASSLKPPSPLKKIKIEPEELCVTAAPHSDSGRTVRTPPFNLHNVKVKVEESCDEYEYQSQATVVKCKEDKTESSNGQYPIKHGDFFNSGIKATEKSPDVPPRSPCGPQEYRSTQDSPCIEEWEPRNKTCRVPLLGRKKPRVSRTQTKQNVPRVNKTASSSSSSSSSSSSSSSSSSRPAGCEEVSTVDLPSRRKRSTVASPAKMPFSLMANFPSPPSLVVGSDGDLCNAYSLNSLRGPGPPPPSHPVWRWQPGGQILPPPHAQRTRKC